A region from the Terriglobales bacterium genome encodes:
- a CDS encoding thioesterase family protein, with protein MSKPVPDGARAEVETTVELKHTLAAIHAAFPPLYSTPQMIQLMEEACFWALQPYQEGDEITVGTHVNVSHKAATGIGSKVRAEAVMESFDGRFYTMRVRAWDENNEIGSGTVNRAFVSVGKFMARMKGKGA; from the coding sequence ATGAGCAAACCTGTTCCTGATGGCGCCCGCGCCGAGGTGGAGACGACAGTGGAGTTGAAGCACACGCTGGCCGCGATTCATGCCGCGTTTCCGCCGCTCTACTCAACGCCGCAGATGATCCAGTTGATGGAAGAAGCATGCTTTTGGGCGCTGCAGCCCTACCAGGAAGGCGACGAGATCACCGTCGGAACGCACGTCAACGTGTCGCACAAGGCGGCGACCGGGATCGGCAGCAAGGTGCGAGCTGAGGCCGTGATGGAGTCCTTCGATGGGCGCTTCTACACCATGCGGGTGCGCGCCTGGGACGAGAACAACGAGATTGGTAGCGGCACGGTGAACCGCGCGTTCGTCAGCGTGGGGAAATTCATGGCCAGGATGAAAGGAAAGGGCGCCTAG
- the yajC gene encoding preprotein translocase subunit YajC: MQASGSSGGGALVWLPLVFIFVIFYFLLILPQQRRQKKWQAMLSELKTGDRVVTSGGLRGTVIALRDDFVHLRVPPDNLRLEVSRSSIVNVSSGEEVKTSG, from the coding sequence ATGCAAGCCTCGGGCTCGTCCGGCGGAGGCGCGTTGGTATGGCTGCCGCTGGTTTTCATCTTCGTTATCTTCTATTTCCTGCTGATTCTTCCGCAACAAAGGCGCCAGAAGAAGTGGCAGGCTATGCTGAGCGAGCTGAAGACCGGCGATCGTGTCGTCACCAGCGGCGGGCTGCGGGGGACCGTGATCGCGTTGCGGGATGATTTCGTCCACCTGCGCGTGCCTCCCGACAATTTGCGGCTGGAAGTGAGCCGGAGCTCAATTGTGAACGTCAGCTCCGGCGAAGAAGTGAAAACAAGTGGCTAA
- a CDS encoding MogA/MoaB family molybdenum cofactor biosynthesis protein: protein MEFTAAVITMSDSSAAKKREDLSGPAVRRALEAKKFRVVASAVVRDDQSDIEVALMEMCHQAQLVVTTGGTGIAARDVTPEATRSVADKIVEGIGERMRSEGGTKTPLAALSRGICATRGKSLILNLPGSPTAATESLAAVIDILPHALELLAGKTEHSPQ, encoded by the coding sequence ATGGAATTCACCGCCGCAGTCATCACCATGAGCGATTCCTCAGCTGCCAAAAAGCGCGAGGACCTCTCCGGTCCGGCGGTACGACGGGCGCTGGAGGCGAAGAAATTTCGTGTGGTCGCCAGCGCGGTGGTGAGGGACGACCAGTCCGATATCGAGGTTGCGCTGATGGAAATGTGCCACCAGGCGCAACTGGTCGTGACCACCGGCGGCACCGGCATCGCCGCGCGCGATGTCACGCCGGAAGCGACACGCTCGGTAGCAGACAAGATCGTGGAAGGAATTGGCGAGCGGATGCGCTCCGAAGGGGGCACCAAGACGCCGCTGGCTGCCCTCAGCCGGGGAATTTGCGCAACGCGGGGAAAGTCGCTGATCCTGAACCTGCCGGGAAGCCCGACGGCGGCAACCGAATCGCTGGCCGCGGTGATTGACATCCTGCCGCACGCGCTGGAACTGCTGGCGGGAAAAACCGAACACTCTCCACAATAA
- a CDS encoding DUF4388 domain-containing protein gives MPSNVRVLLVDDNPMVLGILRQALENMANISTAGDGADALLKIIDEPFDLIISDYQMNGMDGRALFDKIKARASTSRIPFILIASKGDIDEKLKLLQDRVEDFIEKPFFIKEAAGKIKRIIDKIALEKLAREAPTADGKLRGSLAQMNVIDLLQSLDLGRKSCLLTLTNDGDRCEIYFRDGQINHAVYGSVKGDEAVFKVLSWTGGNFQIDFNGQSDQQSIARSTQGLLMEGLRLLDEASKEAEDNVLES, from the coding sequence ATGCCATCCAACGTCAGAGTCCTGCTGGTAGACGACAATCCCATGGTGCTGGGGATCCTGCGGCAGGCGCTCGAGAACATGGCGAACATCAGCACCGCGGGCGACGGCGCCGACGCTCTGCTCAAGATTATCGACGAGCCTTTCGATCTCATCATCAGCGATTACCAGATGAACGGCATGGACGGCCGCGCCCTGTTCGACAAGATCAAGGCACGTGCTTCCACCTCGCGCATTCCCTTTATCCTGATCGCCAGCAAGGGCGACATCGACGAGAAGCTGAAGCTGCTGCAAGACCGAGTCGAGGACTTCATCGAGAAGCCGTTCTTCATCAAGGAAGCGGCGGGCAAGATCAAGCGCATTATCGACAAGATCGCGCTGGAGAAGCTGGCCCGGGAAGCTCCCACCGCGGATGGGAAACTCCGCGGCAGCCTAGCGCAGATGAATGTCATCGACCTGCTGCAATCGCTCGACCTGGGCCGCAAGAGTTGCCTGCTGACGCTGACCAACGATGGCGATCGCTGCGAAATCTACTTCCGCGACGGGCAAATTAACCATGCGGTTTACGGCAGCGTGAAGGGCGACGAAGCCGTGTTCAAGGTGCTGAGCTGGACCGGGGGAAATTTCCAGATTGATTTCAACGGCCAGAGCGATCAGCAGTCCATCGCGCGCTCGACGCAAGGATTGCTTATGGAAGGCCTGCGCCTGCTCGATGAAGCCAGCAAAGAAGCCGAAGATAATGTCCTGGAATCGTAG
- a CDS encoding DUF6580 family putative transport protein yields the protein MLAYLFIVLAVAMRFLSIPLSFAPVTPALLFFGARGPRKHAWIPVLLLAGADVALTRFVYGYPYTLDHVVTIAWYAAVLSIGTLLRQNTRPLRIAGAALAASIGFFLVSNFAVWLAWTMYPHSLNGLYLCYAAALPFFRNQFLSDALFTAVMFGVPALVQLLRPAPARA from the coding sequence ATGCTCGCGTATCTGTTTATCGTGCTCGCGGTGGCAATGCGGTTCCTTTCCATTCCGTTGAGCTTTGCGCCCGTGACCCCCGCGCTGCTGTTCTTTGGCGCGCGCGGCCCGCGCAAGCATGCATGGATCCCGGTGCTGCTGCTCGCCGGAGCCGATGTCGCGCTGACCAGGTTTGTCTACGGCTATCCCTATACGCTCGACCACGTGGTCACGATTGCCTGGTACGCGGCGGTGCTCAGCATCGGTACCCTGCTGCGCCAGAATACTCGCCCGCTGCGTATCGCGGGAGCGGCGCTGGCCGCCTCCATTGGATTCTTCCTGGTCAGCAACTTTGCCGTGTGGCTGGCGTGGACCATGTACCCGCACTCCTTGAACGGTCTGTATCTGTGCTATGCCGCGGCGTTGCCGTTCTTCCGCAACCAGTTCTTATCGGACGCCTTGTTTACCGCCGTGATGTTCGGCGTGCCGGCGCTGGTTCAACTGCTTCGCCCCGCTCCGGCAAGGGCGTAA
- a CDS encoding VTT domain-containing protein translates to MRTIGNLLARWSAFLWALLKPLGAWGVFAIAGIDSALFGLPLDPVVASYVYQEPHLFWLYTIMAAAGSAFGSLIIYGIGYEMGELVLEKRMGAAKFARMRERFERHEFLTLMLPAMMPPPFPFKLFALSAAVFEMHFSHFMLAIFAGRVARFLILSLLVLKFGPRAATLAVYLIRSHLAWLLVGLGLAVIFGVAFWLRMKKRRAI, encoded by the coding sequence TTGCGAACGATAGGAAATCTACTCGCCCGCTGGTCGGCCTTTTTGTGGGCGCTGCTTAAGCCGCTTGGTGCCTGGGGCGTGTTTGCCATTGCCGGAATCGATTCGGCGCTGTTCGGGCTGCCGCTGGATCCGGTGGTGGCCAGCTACGTGTACCAGGAGCCCCACCTGTTCTGGCTTTACACAATCATGGCTGCGGCGGGCTCGGCCTTCGGCAGCCTGATCATCTACGGCATCGGCTATGAAATGGGCGAACTGGTGCTGGAGAAGCGCATGGGCGCGGCCAAGTTCGCGCGCATGCGGGAACGCTTCGAACGCCACGAGTTTCTCACGCTCATGCTGCCGGCGATGATGCCGCCCCCGTTCCCGTTCAAGCTGTTCGCGCTTTCAGCGGCCGTCTTCGAAATGCACTTCAGCCACTTCATGCTGGCCATCTTCGCCGGACGCGTGGCCAGATTCCTGATCCTTTCCCTGCTGGTTCTCAAGTTCGGCCCGCGCGCGGCAACTCTGGCCGTTTACCTGATTCGATCGCATCTCGCGTGGCTGCTGGTGGGGCTGGGGCTGGCGGTAATCTTCGGGGTCGCGTTCTGGTTGCGGATGAAGAAGAGACGGGCGATTTGA
- the secD gene encoding protein translocase subunit SecD: MTKTLLWKTLFIVAVLLVFLFGIFGVPGGVNGSALRAALLDRIHLGLDLKGGTHLILQVMVNDAVNADSDRAMERLKESLKTKGIAYNEISKPDPQNNPDRVAIKGVPPESAADLRDIVNNQLPEYVLNSGPENSWTLAMKPQSLTELKTRSVSQAIETIRNRIDSLGVSEPVIEEHGLGQYQILVQLPGVDDPARVKQIMQSTAMLEIRQSLGGPYPSEQEALQAKNGVLPPDSVLLPAGNLMTRRGASPDQIKTEYFLITRSSAVTGRDLRDARMGRDENNRPDIEFSLTGDGGRRFATFTSAHVNDALAVVLDNKVQSVANIQETIHDQGRISGNFTEQEAKDLAMVLRSGALPAGIRYLEERTVGPSLGADSIRHGVMAAVIGMLAVMIFMLVYYRGAGINADIALAFNLVILLGFLGYSGATLTLPGIAGVILTVGMGVDSNVLIFERIREELRNGKTAPSAVEQGFGRAWITIVDTHVTTIVSAFILFIFGTGPVKGFAVTLTFGLLANLFTAVFVSRVIFDAHLNNLKRGEALSI, encoded by the coding sequence ATGACTAAGACCTTACTCTGGAAGACCCTGTTTATTGTGGCCGTGCTCCTGGTGTTCCTGTTCGGCATCTTCGGAGTGCCCGGCGGGGTGAACGGCAGCGCGTTGCGCGCGGCCCTGCTGGACCGGATCCACCTCGGCTTAGACCTCAAAGGCGGCACCCACCTGATCCTGCAAGTGATGGTGAATGACGCGGTGAACGCGGACAGCGATCGCGCCATGGAACGGCTGAAGGAAAGCCTGAAGACCAAGGGCATCGCCTACAACGAGATCAGCAAGCCCGACCCGCAGAACAACCCCGACCGCGTCGCCATCAAGGGCGTGCCCCCGGAGTCGGCGGCAGATTTGCGCGACATCGTCAATAACCAGTTGCCGGAGTACGTGCTGAATTCGGGGCCGGAGAATTCCTGGACGCTGGCGATGAAGCCGCAGTCCCTCACCGAGCTGAAGACGCGGTCGGTTTCGCAGGCGATCGAGACCATCCGCAACCGCATTGACTCGCTCGGGGTCAGCGAACCGGTCATCGAGGAGCACGGGCTGGGGCAGTACCAGATCCTGGTGCAGCTGCCCGGCGTGGACGATCCCGCCCGGGTGAAGCAGATCATGCAGTCCACGGCGATGCTGGAGATTCGGCAGTCGCTGGGCGGCCCCTATCCGAGCGAGCAGGAGGCGTTGCAAGCCAAGAACGGGGTGCTGCCCCCGGATTCGGTGCTGCTGCCGGCGGGTAACCTCATGACGCGCCGCGGAGCTTCGCCCGATCAGATCAAAACCGAGTATTTCCTGATCACCCGGTCCTCGGCGGTCACGGGACGCGACCTGCGCGACGCGCGCATGGGCCGCGACGAAAACAACCGGCCTGACATCGAGTTCAGCCTCACCGGCGACGGCGGGCGGCGGTTCGCGACCTTCACCTCCGCGCACGTCAACGACGCCCTGGCGGTGGTTCTGGATAATAAAGTGCAGTCCGTGGCCAACATCCAGGAAACCATTCACGACCAGGGACGCATAAGCGGCAATTTCACCGAGCAGGAAGCCAAGGACCTGGCCATGGTGCTGCGCTCGGGGGCGCTGCCGGCCGGTATCCGCTACCTGGAAGAGCGCACGGTGGGGCCATCGCTGGGCGCCGATTCGATCCGGCACGGGGTGATGGCGGCGGTGATCGGCATGCTCGCGGTCATGATCTTCATGCTGGTTTACTACCGCGGGGCCGGAATTAACGCCGATATCGCGCTGGCGTTCAACCTGGTAATCCTGCTCGGATTCCTGGGATACAGCGGGGCGACGCTGACCTTGCCCGGCATTGCCGGGGTGATTCTTACGGTCGGCATGGGCGTCGATTCCAACGTGCTGATCTTCGAGCGCATCCGCGAGGAGTTGCGCAATGGCAAGACGGCGCCGTCGGCGGTGGAACAAGGATTTGGCCGGGCGTGGATCACCATCGTCGACACGCACGTCACCACCATCGTCTCGGCTTTCATCCTGTTTATCTTCGGCACCGGTCCAGTGAAGGGATTCGCGGTAACGCTGACCTTCGGCTTGCTGGCGAACCTGTTCACGGCGGTGTTCGTGTCGCGCGTGATCTTCGACGCGCACCTCAACAACCTGAAGCGCGGGGAAGCGCTGAGCATTTAG
- a CDS encoding TonB family protein produces MFEDSLIESGRRLKSKRGATTFLSFFLQAILLGILILIPLIYTEALPKQQLMTFLVAPPPPPPPPPPPAATPVKVVKQVVSELNNGQLRTPTKIPEKVQMIKEEEAPPPTSGIAGVVGGVPGGVPGGQMGGVIGGIISSTPVAVPKVAAPQKIRVSQGVAQGLLIHQVKPNYPPLARQARIQGAVVLQAVISKDGTIQGLHVVSGHPMLTQSAIDAVKQWRYKPYFLNGEPVEVETVVTVNFTLAG; encoded by the coding sequence ATGTTTGAGGACAGCCTAATCGAATCAGGCCGACGGCTAAAAAGCAAGCGCGGAGCAACGACGTTCCTGTCGTTCTTCCTGCAGGCAATTCTGCTGGGCATCCTGATCTTGATTCCTCTGATCTATACAGAAGCGCTGCCAAAGCAGCAGTTGATGACGTTCCTGGTAGCGCCGCCACCCCCTCCACCGCCGCCGCCGCCGCCCGCGGCCACGCCGGTGAAGGTTGTTAAACAGGTGGTGAGCGAGCTTAACAACGGGCAGTTGCGGACTCCGACCAAGATCCCTGAGAAGGTCCAGATGATCAAGGAAGAGGAAGCGCCGCCGCCGACTTCCGGCATCGCCGGAGTGGTGGGTGGTGTTCCGGGCGGTGTTCCGGGCGGGCAGATGGGAGGCGTAATCGGCGGCATCATCAGTTCCACCCCGGTGGCGGTTCCCAAGGTAGCGGCTCCCCAGAAGATCAGAGTTTCGCAAGGCGTCGCGCAAGGACTGCTGATCCACCAGGTGAAGCCGAACTATCCGCCGTTGGCGCGTCAAGCCAGGATCCAGGGTGCGGTGGTGCTGCAAGCTGTCATCTCCAAGGATGGCACCATCCAGGGACTGCATGTGGTGAGCGGCCACCCGATGCTGACCCAGTCCGCCATCGATGCGGTGAAGCAGTGGCGCTACAAGCCTTACTTCCTGAACGGCGAGCCGGTGGAAGTTGAGACGGTAGTGACCGTGAACTTCACGCTGGCCGGTTAA
- the moaC gene encoding cyclic pyranopterin monophosphate synthase MoaC gives MAKSLSHYDKSGRARMVDVSGKPVSQRQAEASAFVVMSPEVLKKLTQNPKGDPLEVARVAGIMAAKRTSELIPMCHPLPLSVVDVEARVRHNGVAIASRVTTNAVTGVEMEALVAASVAALTVYDMCKALDKGIEIREIVLQSKSGGKSGDYRRKAQARRKAD, from the coding sequence ATGGCTAAAAGCCTTTCTCACTACGATAAATCTGGACGCGCTCGCATGGTGGACGTCTCCGGGAAGCCGGTCAGCCAGCGCCAGGCCGAGGCCAGTGCCTTTGTCGTTATGTCCCCTGAAGTGTTGAAAAAGCTGACGCAGAACCCCAAGGGGGATCCGCTGGAAGTGGCGCGCGTGGCTGGAATCATGGCCGCCAAGCGAACCTCGGAGCTGATCCCGATGTGCCATCCGCTGCCGCTCAGCGTGGTTGACGTTGAAGCGCGCGTGCGCCACAATGGCGTCGCCATTGCCTCCAGAGTAACCACCAACGCGGTCACGGGCGTCGAGATGGAAGCGCTGGTAGCCGCCAGTGTCGCTGCCCTGACCGTGTACGACATGTGCAAGGCGCTCGATAAGGGGATCGAGATCCGCGAGATCGTGCTGCAGAGCAAGTCGGGGGGAAAGAGCGGCGACTATCGGCGCAAGGCTCAAGCAAGGCGCAAGGCAGACTGA
- the tgt gene encoding tRNA guanosine(34) transglycosylase Tgt — protein MPLNFNLLGQSGSARRARLSTAHGPVETPVFMPVGTQATVKAVPQEALEELGAQIILANNYHLYLRPGAEQIRALGGLHRFMSWERAILTDSGGFQVWSLSEMRKVSEEGVQFRSHLDGSLHFFTPESATASQLALGADIIMAFDECTEYPAERERAQASMELTLRWAERCKRHREKEEPAVDGRASTASALFGIVQGGMHLDLRRECALRLVDMDLPGYAIGGLSVGEPRALTREMVEATLEHLPADKPRYLMGVGTPEEIVEYAGLGVDMMDCVHPTRAARHGLLFTSEGKINIKGACYAADERPLDAGCGCRVCARYSRAYLRHLFSTHEVLGQVLNSIHNLAYYLDTMKRVRHSIELGEFRNFLSGLRSKNLNSPARAQREDPTIAPS, from the coding sequence ATGCCATTGAATTTCAACCTGCTCGGGCAATCCGGCTCCGCCCGGCGCGCTCGCCTCTCTACTGCGCATGGTCCGGTGGAGACCCCGGTATTCATGCCGGTGGGCACGCAGGCAACGGTAAAGGCGGTGCCGCAGGAAGCGCTGGAAGAGCTAGGCGCGCAGATCATTCTCGCCAACAACTATCATCTCTATCTGCGGCCGGGCGCGGAGCAGATTCGCGCGCTGGGCGGCCTGCACCGGTTCATGAGCTGGGAGCGGGCGATCCTGACCGATTCGGGCGGGTTCCAGGTGTGGAGCCTGAGCGAGATGCGCAAGGTGTCGGAGGAGGGCGTCCAGTTCCGCTCCCACCTGGACGGGTCGTTGCACTTCTTCACCCCCGAGTCGGCGACGGCGTCGCAGCTGGCGCTCGGGGCGGACATCATCATGGCGTTCGACGAGTGCACCGAATACCCGGCGGAGCGAGAGCGGGCGCAGGCTTCCATGGAATTGACACTGCGGTGGGCCGAGCGGTGCAAGCGGCATCGGGAGAAAGAAGAGCCGGCGGTCGACGGTCGAGCGTCGACCGCAAGTGCGCTGTTCGGCATTGTTCAGGGCGGGATGCACCTCGACCTGCGGCGTGAGTGCGCGCTGCGACTGGTGGATATGGATCTTCCCGGATATGCGATTGGCGGGTTGAGCGTGGGAGAACCGCGGGCGCTGACGCGGGAGATGGTGGAGGCGACGCTGGAGCATTTGCCGGCCGACAAGCCCCGTTACCTGATGGGGGTGGGAACGCCGGAGGAGATCGTGGAATACGCCGGGCTGGGCGTGGACATGATGGACTGCGTGCACCCGACGCGGGCGGCGCGGCACGGTCTGCTGTTCACCTCGGAGGGAAAAATCAACATCAAGGGCGCCTGCTACGCGGCGGATGAGCGGCCGCTGGACGCCGGCTGCGGCTGCCGGGTGTGCGCGCGTTATTCCAGGGCCTACCTGCGGCACCTGTTCTCCACCCACGAGGTTCTGGGGCAAGTGCTTAACTCCATTCACAATCTGGCCTACTATCTTGACACCATGAAACGGGTGCGGCATTCTATTGAACTTGGGGAATTCAGAAATTTTCTTTCTGGTCTCCGGTCGAAGAATTTGAACTCCCCTGCTCGAGCCCAAAGGGAAGATCCGACCATCGCCCCATCGTAA
- a CDS encoding metal-dependent hydrolase codes for MEPLTHFLTGACISRAAGLNRKTLLATTTCVLAAEAADLDVLWYFKSPIEGFAHHRGITHTLVGVPFVAAVVIGFVYLVWLVKRRLKPKPAGAASGPPLPKTPRWGWLYLFALIAGFSHILLDYTNNYGVRPFEPFSYRWYSWDIVFIFEPLLYLFFFAGLALPALFALINEEIGARRKPRGRAGAIVALVLMVALWGVRDYQHRRAVAALNARLYHGADPIRVSAFPYYLNPFKWYGVTETQNFFERVTVDSLTPEVDPAARSETRYKPEETPVTQAAKNTRLGRVYLDWAQYPMLEVERVDGRTFGFDLAGNEAYVVRFYDLRFEYPDRPRRGGRTLGASVLLDRNLHDVTAWFGSRSPHPD; via the coding sequence TTGGAACCGCTCACCCACTTCCTCACCGGCGCTTGCATCTCGCGGGCCGCCGGGCTCAACCGCAAAACTCTGCTTGCCACCACTACCTGTGTGCTGGCCGCCGAAGCCGCCGACCTCGATGTTCTCTGGTACTTCAAAAGTCCCATCGAGGGCTTCGCGCATCACCGCGGCATCACCCACACTCTGGTTGGCGTGCCCTTCGTTGCCGCCGTCGTGATCGGTTTCGTGTACCTGGTATGGCTTGTCAAGCGACGGCTCAAGCCCAAACCGGCTGGCGCGGCAAGCGGCCCGCCTCTGCCGAAAACACCGCGCTGGGGATGGCTCTACCTGTTCGCGTTAATCGCCGGCTTCAGCCACATCCTGCTCGACTACACGAACAACTACGGCGTGCGTCCTTTCGAGCCCTTTTCCTACCGATGGTATTCGTGGGACATCGTTTTCATCTTTGAGCCGCTGCTCTACCTCTTTTTCTTCGCAGGCCTGGCGCTGCCGGCGCTGTTCGCGCTCATCAACGAAGAAATCGGCGCGCGACGCAAGCCACGCGGCCGCGCGGGCGCTATCGTGGCCCTGGTGCTGATGGTCGCGCTCTGGGGTGTGCGCGATTACCAGCATCGCCGCGCCGTGGCCGCCCTCAATGCGCGTCTCTATCACGGGGCCGATCCCATTCGCGTTTCCGCCTTCCCCTACTACCTGAATCCTTTCAAGTGGTATGGCGTGACCGAGACCCAGAATTTTTTCGAGCGCGTCACCGTGGACTCACTGACTCCTGAGGTGGATCCCGCCGCGCGCAGCGAAACCCGCTACAAGCCCGAGGAGACGCCGGTCACCCAGGCCGCTAAGAACACCCGCCTGGGACGCGTCTACCTCGATTGGGCGCAATATCCCATGCTGGAGGTCGAGCGCGTTGACGGCCGGACCTTCGGCTTCGACCTGGCCGGAAACGAAGCCTACGTGGTGCGCTTTTACGACCTGCGCTTCGAATATCCCGATCGCCCACGCCGCGGCGGACGTACCCTCGGCGCCAGTGTCCTGCTCGATCGCAACCTGCACGATGTGACGGCGTGGTTCGGTTCGCGGTCCCCGCACCCCGATTGA
- the secF gene encoding protein translocase subunit SecF, with protein MEFFRNPNIPFLKYKWYFLVFSLVFSVAGVLSMVFWHGVPLGVDFRGGTLVYVKFTHPPDNNQIRSELDRAGLHNARIQRYGDPAGNEVLIALDIKETSEAALDQGKNQIINALEPPNPPAGKQDLNNASIQAMQDYLLSKDPLHLGSDAAQRYADLARQIANYRDKTRGGAIGSVDELKSAGIPAPAIQALDESFYTSEFGVRNVEIVGPQVGKQLQTQAKLAVLYSLAGMLVYLWFRFELIYGLAAVVACFHDTLITVGAFSLLNKEISLTVIAAILTLVGYSMNDTIVVFDRIRENVKLLRRESLAEIVDRSINQTLSRTVLTSGLTFLTVLSLYLFGGEVLHGFSLALVIGIIIGTYSSIFIASPMLVAYQDWRLGKSRRVAAQVPAGGATQRREKVKVKS; from the coding sequence ATGGAGTTTTTTCGGAATCCGAACATTCCGTTCCTGAAGTACAAGTGGTACTTCCTGGTATTTTCCCTCGTGTTCAGCGTGGCCGGCGTGCTCAGCATGGTTTTCTGGCACGGCGTCCCGTTGGGCGTGGATTTCCGCGGCGGCACGCTGGTGTACGTAAAGTTCACTCATCCGCCCGATAACAACCAGATCCGCAGTGAGCTGGACCGCGCCGGGCTGCACAATGCCCGCATCCAGCGCTACGGGGATCCCGCCGGCAACGAAGTGCTGATCGCGCTCGACATCAAGGAGACCAGCGAAGCGGCGCTGGACCAGGGCAAGAACCAGATCATCAACGCGCTGGAGCCCCCCAATCCCCCCGCCGGCAAGCAGGACCTCAACAACGCCTCGATTCAGGCGATGCAGGATTACCTGTTGTCGAAGGACCCGTTGCATCTGGGAAGCGACGCGGCGCAGCGTTACGCGGATCTGGCGCGCCAGATTGCCAATTACCGCGACAAGACGCGCGGCGGGGCCATCGGGTCGGTGGATGAGCTCAAGTCGGCGGGCATTCCGGCACCGGCCATTCAAGCGCTGGACGAGAGCTTTTACACCTCCGAATTCGGCGTGCGCAACGTCGAGATCGTCGGTCCCCAGGTTGGAAAGCAGCTGCAGACGCAGGCCAAGCTGGCGGTTTTGTACTCCCTGGCGGGAATGCTGGTGTACCTGTGGTTCCGCTTCGAGCTGATTTACGGCCTGGCCGCGGTGGTGGCGTGCTTCCACGACACCCTGATCACGGTGGGGGCGTTTTCCCTGCTGAACAAAGAGATTTCGCTGACGGTGATTGCGGCCATCCTCACCTTGGTGGGGTACTCGATGAACGATACGATTGTTGTATTTGACCGTATCCGGGAGAATGTTAAACTGCTCCGCCGCGAATCGCTGGCGGAGATTGTGGACCGCAGCATTAACCAGACGCTGAGTCGAACCGTCCTCACTTCCGGTTTGACTTTTCTGACGGTGCTTTCGCTGTACCTGTTCGGGGGCGAGGTCCTGCATGGATTCAGCCTGGCGCTGGTGATCGGTATCATCATCGGAACGTATTCGTCGATCTTTATCGCGTCGCCGATGCTGGTGGCTTACCAGGATTGGCGCCTGGGCAAGTCTCGCCGGGTGGCAGCCCAGGTTCCGGCGGGCGGGGCAACGCAGAGACGGGAAAAAGTCAAGGTCAAGAGCTAA